The following coding sequences are from one Methanohalophilus halophilus window:
- a CDS encoding NUDIX domain-containing protein, with protein MDIYRRRRGAAIVDTNGGIIVVSRGGEWFTLPGGKAKNRESRSQAAMRELKEETDLNAHDAKFLFKHLGGVHKSGKGYYFQNHNKVFLVEAKGKPRPKNEINYVDYYTPDSDVQISSTTQGMLKKYYEFKRSKWDTH; from the coding sequence ATGGATATCTACAGGAGAAGAAGGGGAGCTGCAATTGTAGATACAAATGGGGGTATAATAGTTGTTTCACGTGGAGGAGAATGGTTTACACTCCCGGGAGGAAAAGCCAAGAATCGTGAATCAAGGTCTCAGGCAGCAATGCGGGAACTGAAAGAAGAAACTGATCTTAATGCGCATGATGCCAAATTTCTTTTCAAGCATCTGGGAGGCGTGCATAAATCTGGTAAAGGCTACTATTTCCAAAACCACAATAAAGTCTTTCTTGTAGAAGCAAAAGGAAAGCCAAGACCAAAAAATGAAATCAACTATGTTGATTACTACACTCCGGATTCCGATGTTCAGATATCTTCGACAACACAGGGCATGCTGAAGAAATATTATGAATTCAAGAGATCAAAATGGGATACTCACTGA
- a CDS encoding MTAP family purine nucleoside phosphorylase: MDREISFAIIGGVGFLKNNGYEKMTISSTYGNVECFIGKTSGMNFALIPRHSISGPHIPPHMINYRAIICAVKKLGVKQVIATNSVGSMKGHLTGSFFIPDDFIDFTKGRESTYYHDQTVHVDMNQPYCPRLRQSLMSAVQEIREDFFEGTYVCTEGPRFETKAEIKMMASFGDVVGMTGLPEVILARETKICYASICTVTNPACGMGNERLTADEVVGVLKNREKVLFDLIINTFLCMDDKRTCICRLAKDQACL; encoded by the coding sequence ATGGACAGGGAGATTTCTTTTGCCATAATTGGAGGTGTGGGCTTCCTCAAAAATAATGGTTATGAAAAAATGACCATTTCAAGTACCTACGGGAATGTGGAGTGTTTTATTGGTAAAACCAGTGGTATGAATTTTGCCTTAATACCCAGACATTCTATATCAGGCCCGCATATCCCTCCTCACATGATTAACTATCGTGCCATAATATGTGCGGTGAAAAAGCTTGGTGTCAAACAGGTAATAGCCACAAATTCTGTAGGTTCCATGAAAGGCCACCTTACAGGCTCATTTTTTATCCCTGATGATTTCATTGATTTTACAAAGGGGCGCGAGTCCACATATTATCATGACCAGACCGTACATGTGGACATGAACCAACCCTATTGTCCAAGACTCAGACAATCCCTCATGAGTGCTGTGCAGGAAATCAGGGAAGACTTCTTTGAAGGAACATACGTATGTACTGAAGGACCACGTTTTGAGACTAAAGCAGAGATAAAAATGATGGCTTCATTTGGGGATGTTGTAGGTATGACCGGCCTGCCGGAAGTTATACTTGCCCGTGAAACGAAAATCTGTTATGCCTCAATATGTACAGTTACCAACCCTGCATGTGGCATGGGCAATGAAAGATTGACAGCAGATGAAGTGGTTGGCGTACTTAAAAACCGGGAAAAAGTACTGTTTGATCTTATTATTAACACATTCCTTTGTATGGATGACAAAAGGACATGTATATGCAGGCTGGCAAAAGATCAGGCATGCCTTTAA
- a CDS encoding RAD55 family ATPase — MQNNNNGYLEVQQMTQPPKNKNVLGNSNKYSGSASAAESKSIVMPTGISLLDDSLSGGLPSSSLIYFSADPLSMSEVFLYQFSQTRKTYYFATGRRPKYIHQDIVNLGFDPSNIIFVDVYGEYYFTQTGEMVSSVGNEFVDSKIIEFTEYNLQNIALDAEGDEVNVIFDTFSFYTNLNVNTGLIKRLLNMLYETTKQMVSQTYLYSLKRSSPEALESDLFNSADVIFDVIIERSSDQIINKLSIPKIRGMVPTSDVIKFNVADGVHIDTSKDVV, encoded by the coding sequence ATGCAGAATAACAATAATGGATATCTTGAAGTTCAGCAAATGACACAACCGCCAAAAAACAAGAATGTTTTGGGCAATTCAAATAAGTATTCAGGAAGTGCATCTGCTGCTGAATCAAAATCCATTGTTATGCCCACGGGTATATCCTTACTTGATGACAGTCTCAGTGGGGGTCTACCGTCAAGTTCATTGATCTATTTTTCTGCAGATCCTCTGTCGATGTCCGAAGTTTTCCTGTACCAGTTTTCTCAGACAAGGAAAACTTACTATTTTGCCACAGGTCGGCGTCCTAAATATATCCATCAAGACATAGTAAACCTAGGCTTTGATCCATCCAATATTATTTTTGTTGATGTTTATGGAGAATACTACTTTACGCAAACCGGAGAAATGGTTAGCAGTGTGGGCAATGAGTTTGTTGATTCGAAGATAATCGAATTCACAGAATACAATCTACAGAATATTGCTCTGGATGCGGAAGGCGATGAGGTGAATGTAATATTTGATACTTTTTCCTTTTATACCAATCTTAATGTCAATACAGGCCTGATCAAACGTCTATTAAACATGCTTTATGAAACAACAAAACAGATGGTTTCACAAACCTATCTTTACAGCCTTAAAAGAAGTAGTCCTGAAGCACTTGAAAGTGATCTCTTCAATTCTGCAGATGTGATATTTGACGTAATCATTGAAAGATCATCGGATCAAATAATAAACAAGCTCTCAATCCCGAAAATAAGAGGTATGGTACCTACTTCTGATGTTATCAAGTTCAATGTGGCAGATGGGGTCCACATTGATACATCAAAGGATGTTGTCTGA
- a CDS encoding LSM domain-containing protein, translated as MFPNKKVQKLVGSRIQVEMKGDHSLLDGILKSADDYMNLHLEDTFEMVEEERQRSLGSVVLRGNNIILIVPAEKQ; from the coding sequence TTGTTCCCGAATAAGAAGGTACAGAAACTTGTTGGATCCAGAATTCAGGTTGAAATGAAAGGTGACCACAGTTTACTTGATGGTATTCTGAAAAGCGCCGATGATTATATGAATCTCCATCTGGAGGACACCTTTGAGATGGTTGAAGAGGAGCGTCAGCGTTCATTGGGCTCTGTAGTATTGAGAGGAAACAACATTATCTTAATAGTACCGGCTGAAAAACAATAA
- a CDS encoding phosphotransferase, with translation MASERYVGTLNPGNIFRDWLVHVAGDRIQNSDCLVDVFKMEPASHTICRCNFKDEGFSLVCKFFAEPTGNITQYDPYMAMLYEYENLKKVDNFINVTRPLAVNSDFNCVLVTEYICGTPLSWYFDHEEDLYGHLEAVACLLQKLHQNTRTYYEKKYEFAMFHKTLDYLKLPLPIREEYNRLLGIWWHGPLLDIDHGCITHHDPNPTNYLFTEDKIYAIDFELSYRNSNFIHDLGILCAEIKNQFSLKGSYSRAESYIEHFLRKYSRDGNEFHNITHTLPFYMSYGFLRISRLKWTDDHRNYLLKEAMDCLKAGE, from the coding sequence GTGGCATCAGAAAGGTATGTAGGAACACTTAATCCGGGCAATATTTTCAGGGACTGGCTGGTCCATGTAGCCGGAGATAGAATTCAGAATTCGGATTGCCTGGTGGATGTATTCAAAATGGAGCCTGCCTCCCACACAATTTGCAGATGTAACTTTAAAGATGAAGGATTCAGCTTAGTATGTAAATTCTTTGCAGAACCTACAGGGAATATAACCCAGTACGATCCATACATGGCAATGCTATATGAATATGAGAATCTCAAAAAAGTTGACAATTTTATCAATGTAACAAGACCACTTGCAGTAAACAGCGATTTCAATTGTGTTCTTGTAACGGAATACATCTGTGGAACACCGTTATCCTGGTATTTTGATCATGAAGAAGATCTTTATGGCCATCTCGAAGCGGTTGCCTGCTTGCTTCAGAAACTCCATCAAAACACCCGCACATATTATGAAAAGAAATATGAATTCGCAATGTTCCACAAAACACTGGATTACCTGAAGCTGCCTCTTCCTATAAGAGAAGAATATAATCGCCTGCTTGGAATCTGGTGGCATGGGCCCCTTCTTGACATTGACCACGGATGCATAACCCATCATGACCCAAACCCGACAAACTACCTCTTTACAGAAGATAAAATCTATGCAATCGACTTTGAACTTTCATATCGTAATTCTAACTTTATACATGATCTTGGCATCCTGTGTGCAGAAATCAAGAACCAATTTTCCTTAAAAGGTTCATACAGCAGGGCCGAGTCTTACATAGAACACTTTCTTAGAAAATATAGCAGGGACGGAAATGAATTTCACAATATTACACATACCCTACCCTTTTACATGAGTTATGGATTTCTGAGGATCTCGAGGTTGAAATGGACCGATGATCATCGCAACTATCTTCTAAAGGAGGCAATGGATTGTTTGAAAGCGGGAGAATAA
- a CDS encoding DUF3467 domain-containing protein has product MAEEKKEGQSQKKNMKIKLHKPEHFNQVYAIGAMGGHSPYDFRICFYNDTPRGVSNDNEQVIERNLESEVILSPLAALELSRWLDQHIREYEAAFGPISRKSAQNTSTKKPVDDDSSHLQGYI; this is encoded by the coding sequence ATGGCTGAGGAAAAAAAAGAAGGGCAATCCCAAAAAAAGAATATGAAAATCAAGTTGCATAAACCAGAGCATTTCAATCAGGTCTACGCCATCGGGGCAATGGGTGGCCACAGTCCCTATGATTTCAGGATATGTTTTTATAATGATACCCCTCGAGGAGTATCAAATGACAATGAACAGGTAATCGAGCGTAACCTCGAATCAGAAGTAATCCTGTCACCTCTGGCCGCACTGGAACTCTCCAGATGGCTCGACCAACACATCAGGGAATATGAAGCTGCTTTTGGCCCGATTTCCAGAAAGAGTGCGCAGAATACTTCTACTAAAAAACCGGTAGATGATGACAGTTCACATCTGCAGGGGTATATCTGA
- a CDS encoding helix-turn-helix transcriptional regulator, whose product MGIEEEALSLIRKHPEGVYQNELWKDLDIDSRKCSRLISRMMKEGKIIREPAVANGSRTYLIKATTPDEKTYELMLAAGMFSPCTGCRLACHPEHCESLTEWILRLIKEKQNQA is encoded by the coding sequence ATGGGAATTGAAGAAGAGGCATTAAGTCTAATTCGCAAACATCCAGAGGGTGTTTATCAGAATGAGCTATGGAAGGATCTCGACATTGATAGTCGTAAGTGCTCCCGTCTGATTTCCCGCATGATGAAAGAAGGAAAGATCATCAGGGAACCAGCTGTAGCCAACGGGTCACGCACCTATCTTATTAAAGCGACAACACCGGATGAGAAAACCTATGAACTCATGCTTGCAGCAGGCATGTTCTCTCCGTGCACAGGTTGCAGGCTTGCGTGCCACCCCGAACATTGCGAATCTCTTACTGAATGGATATTAAGGCTTATTAAAGAAAAACAAAATCAGGCCTGA
- a CDS encoding DUF5814 domain-containing protein, translating into MTLWTLLYPLKGKVTVMLIKDRKKTPAIVGELTLRSTSAGPRPLRFLVSKDKKQDYRSPEEFIELLRRSERILITRQGDAKNHKKIIEMLGGFHLTGEMVDVCRFCLLNKEFNFVNKKSISNQGERICETCAQEELKRALRNSQCHYSDEAIQRIFDVLNKTKDLDRTIGMLNPEEIDSEVTRYDTIASKEDQNPYPISKLPISDQFKKSLLKKSKTLLPVQSIAVRKGLLKGNNLLVTSATATGKTLIGEMAGIENILKKRGKMLYLVPLVALANQKYSQFTGKYKGFGLQTSIRIGSSRIKTRKTEKMSRSLDTDIIVGTYEGIDHIMRSSKADMLGQIGTVVIDEVHMLEDEERGHRLDGVIARLKYAAPGAQFIYLSATVGSPHALAKHLDAELVEYEHRPVPIERHLIFCPQQSKLRIMTRLIREEYNQVSSKGHKGQTIVFTNSRRNCHRLANALPIPASAYHAGLANPERKKVEDRFACGKLPVVVTTAALAAGVDFPASQVIFESLAMGIDWINLQEFLQMLGRAGRPDYHDRGVVVLLASPDKTYGGGQAVTEDEMAVKLLKGQMEEMNLKYGQEEQEEEVLASVAVTNSKADLNYICSKMVEDIDLNSIVNKLKKYRFLTQKGDGIKLTRMGSIAARHFLSASRAFLIRDAVRAGQDPIEIAANLEFFDAVYFKFAPQISAALNVNMPSRVFQGAALDIVFEGDNLSQLEEKIRDQLFEFATDFLTCGCKESPYCGCAEKNFSEMIIRMRASGRDPEKIAARLNEKYGISAYVGDLYGYLDGVIRNLDAIEMMASAHSKPDIAKQAKDLKKSVEAGR; encoded by the coding sequence ATGACCCTCTGGACTCTTCTCTATCCTTTAAAAGGTAAGGTCACAGTAATGCTGATTAAAGACCGAAAAAAAACTCCTGCAATAGTAGGTGAACTAACCCTGCGAAGTACCAGCGCAGGACCGCGACCCTTACGATTTCTGGTATCAAAAGATAAGAAGCAGGATTACCGTTCCCCTGAGGAATTTATCGAACTACTCAGACGTTCGGAGAGAATATTGATTACCAGGCAGGGAGATGCCAAAAACCACAAAAAAATCATTGAAATGCTCGGAGGCTTCCACCTTACCGGTGAAATGGTAGATGTGTGTCGTTTCTGTCTGCTCAATAAGGAATTCAATTTTGTGAACAAGAAATCTATTTCTAATCAGGGAGAACGCATCTGTGAAACGTGTGCACAGGAAGAACTGAAACGAGCGCTGCGTAATTCCCAATGCCATTATTCGGACGAGGCCATACAGCGCATATTTGATGTCTTGAACAAGACAAAAGACCTTGACCGCACAATCGGCATGCTAAATCCTGAAGAGATTGATTCGGAAGTTACAAGATACGACACAATTGCTTCCAAAGAAGACCAGAACCCATATCCAATAAGTAAACTTCCAATATCCGACCAATTCAAGAAATCATTATTAAAAAAATCTAAAACCCTATTACCTGTACAGAGTATTGCTGTACGCAAGGGTTTACTAAAAGGAAATAATCTTCTTGTGACCTCGGCAACCGCTACCGGTAAAACATTGATCGGGGAGATGGCAGGTATTGAGAATATCCTGAAAAAAAGAGGCAAGATGCTTTATCTTGTGCCGCTGGTTGCTCTGGCAAACCAGAAATATAGCCAGTTCACTGGAAAGTATAAAGGTTTTGGACTCCAGACTTCAATACGCATAGGAAGTTCGCGTATAAAAACGCGCAAGACGGAGAAAATGTCCCGTTCTCTTGATACAGATATTATTGTCGGAACCTACGAGGGAATCGACCACATTATGCGTTCTTCCAAAGCAGATATGCTGGGTCAAATTGGCACAGTGGTCATAGATGAAGTCCATATGCTGGAAGATGAAGAACGCGGGCACCGTCTTGATGGTGTTATTGCACGTCTCAAATATGCAGCACCAGGGGCACAGTTCATTTATCTTTCTGCAACAGTCGGAAGTCCCCACGCCCTTGCAAAACATCTGGATGCTGAACTTGTGGAGTACGAACATCGTCCGGTCCCGATTGAAAGGCACCTTATATTTTGTCCCCAGCAAAGCAAATTGAGAATAATGACCCGTCTGATACGTGAAGAATACAATCAGGTTTCTTCAAAAGGTCATAAGGGGCAGACCATCGTCTTTACAAATTCACGTAGAAACTGTCATCGTCTTGCAAATGCCCTGCCAATCCCGGCATCTGCTTATCATGCGGGACTGGCCAATCCGGAACGTAAGAAAGTTGAAGACAGATTTGCCTGCGGAAAGCTTCCTGTAGTAGTGACAACAGCAGCTCTGGCAGCAGGTGTTGATTTCCCTGCCTCGCAGGTGATATTTGAATCCCTTGCAATGGGAATTGACTGGATAAACCTGCAGGAATTCTTGCAAATGCTTGGAAGAGCAGGAAGACCGGACTATCATGACAGAGGCGTGGTAGTTTTGCTTGCAAGTCCGGATAAGACATACGGGGGCGGACAGGCTGTGACAGAAGATGAGATGGCGGTGAAACTGCTCAAAGGCCAGATGGAAGAAATGAACCTGAAATATGGCCAGGAAGAACAGGAAGAGGAAGTCCTGGCTTCGGTTGCAGTCACAAATTCAAAAGCCGACCTGAACTATATATGCAGCAAGATGGTGGAGGATATTGATCTTAACTCCATTGTAAATAAACTGAAAAAATACCGATTCCTGACACAGAAAGGCGATGGTATCAAATTGACCCGAATGGGCAGTATTGCAGCCCGACATTTCCTCTCTGCTTCACGTGCGTTTCTTATCCGGGATGCGGTACGTGCAGGCCAGGACCCGATTGAGATTGCAGCCAATCTAGAGTTTTTCGATGCGGTTTACTTTAAGTTTGCACCCCAGATATCAGCAGCGTTGAACGTGAATATGCCATCACGGGTATTTCAGGGAGCTGCTCTGGATATTGTATTTGAGGGGGATAACCTGTCCCAGCTGGAAGAGAAGATCAGAGATCAACTCTTCGAATTTGCTACTGATTTTTTGACATGTGGATGTAAAGAGAGCCCGTATTGTGGATGTGCTGAAAAGAATTTTTCCGAAATGATTATCAGAATGCGTGCCAGTGGTCGCGATCCCGAGAAGATTGCAGCCAGGCTGAACGAAAAGTATGGTATCAGTGCTTATGTTGGTGATCTTTATGGTTATCTTGATGGAGTTATCCGCAACCTTGATGCTATTGAAATGATGGCAAGTGCCCATTCAAAACCGGATATCGCAAAACAGGCAAAGGATCTGAAAAAGAGTGTGGAAGCCGGCCGATGA
- a CDS encoding DUF373 family protein, producing MQTLVICIDRDNDLGDKAGVQTPIIGREAHVDAAVRLASADPEDSDINTLFGGIRVYDELKGKGTDVELVSFAGDRNVGVISDQRISRQLDDVLSRYNPQEAIFVSDGAEDETLLPIVQSRIKIDSVKRIVVKQSANLESTYYILKHAFNDPKISQTFFVPLGLAALIYAIFLLARYPEGAIIGISAAIGIYMLYRGFNLDESFVIAREKMKQAFYAGQMTFVTYMAAGLLIIIATIIGALELWGYYTTGGGWYYGLVTLVTVFINKSVWWYVSAFLFAIAGKIIDLKMEKHFCWRKLSPALFVIAIGFLLWGSSEYILSISSLPSESTAGSFSLQYFIYSVVLSIISALAGVKLSITGNREK from the coding sequence ATGCAAACTCTGGTAATCTGTATAGACCGGGACAACGACCTTGGGGACAAAGCAGGGGTCCAAACGCCAATTATAGGCAGAGAGGCTCACGTAGATGCTGCTGTCAGGCTTGCGTCTGCGGATCCGGAAGATTCAGACATCAATACACTGTTTGGCGGGATCCGTGTTTATGACGAGCTGAAAGGAAAAGGGACCGATGTGGAACTGGTCTCTTTTGCAGGTGACCGGAATGTAGGTGTTATTTCCGACCAGCGCATATCACGCCAGCTTGATGATGTACTTTCCCGTTATAATCCACAAGAGGCTATTTTTGTTTCCGATGGAGCTGAAGATGAAACCCTTTTACCCATCGTTCAATCAAGAATAAAAATCGATTCGGTAAAAAGGATAGTCGTCAAACAAAGTGCAAATCTTGAAAGTACATATTACATTCTAAAACATGCATTCAACGACCCCAAGATTTCCCAGACATTTTTTGTCCCCCTAGGACTTGCAGCTCTTATCTATGCCATATTCCTCCTGGCCCGATATCCAGAAGGAGCAATTATTGGAATCTCCGCTGCTATTGGCATATATATGTTATACAGGGGATTCAACCTGGACGAATCGTTTGTAATTGCCAGGGAAAAGATGAAACAAGCTTTCTATGCGGGCCAGATGACCTTTGTAACCTATATGGCCGCAGGGTTGCTTATAATAATCGCAACCATAATAGGAGCTCTTGAATTATGGGGCTACTATACAACAGGAGGTGGCTGGTATTATGGCCTGGTTACTCTTGTGACCGTTTTCATAAACAAATCCGTATGGTGGTATGTTTCAGCCTTCCTTTTTGCGATTGCAGGAAAGATAATTGATCTTAAAATGGAAAAACATTTTTGCTGGAGAAAACTATCCCCTGCCCTGTTTGTGATTGCAATAGGTTTTCTCTTATGGGGCTCCAGTGAATACATTTTATCAATAAGTTCCCTACCTTCCGAATCCACAGCAGGTAGTTTCAGCTTACAATATTTCATTTACTCGGTAGTGTTATCCATAATTTCAGCCCTTGCGGGTGTAAAGTTATCCATTACAGGTAATCGAGAGAAATGA
- a CDS encoding HAD family hydrolase, which translates to MFESGRIKGLIFDCYKTLIDIDTDEDDERTYEMLSVWLRYNGVKIKPEVLRDEYKKRILEKMDVSGEEYPEVKVEEIFSDICYDYKLWTIDEEMVGIAAARVFRASSIRRFEVYPESVKLLEMCTHISKKCIISNGQRVFSEIELRYLGLYDEFDFVMFSSDFGYKKPDKRLFMTALNKFGLEPGEVLSIGDTFENDIIPPREIGMEALEIEEAWKFCDIFT; encoded by the coding sequence TTGTTTGAAAGCGGGAGAATAAAGGGATTGATCTTTGATTGTTACAAAACCCTGATAGATATCGACACTGATGAAGATGATGAAAGAACTTATGAGATGCTAAGTGTCTGGCTAAGATACAATGGGGTAAAAATCAAACCTGAAGTATTGAGGGATGAATACAAAAAAAGGATTCTTGAAAAAATGGATGTTTCGGGCGAGGAGTACCCAGAGGTGAAAGTAGAAGAGATATTTTCCGATATATGCTATGACTACAAACTCTGGACAATTGATGAGGAAATGGTTGGGATTGCAGCAGCACGCGTTTTCAGGGCATCTTCCATCAGGAGGTTTGAAGTATATCCCGAAAGTGTCAAGTTACTTGAAATGTGTACCCACATATCTAAAAAATGCATAATATCCAATGGGCAGAGGGTTTTTTCAGAAATTGAACTTCGCTATCTTGGCCTTTATGATGAATTTGATTTTGTGATGTTCTCATCAGATTTTGGATACAAGAAACCCGATAAACGCCTTTTCATGACAGCCCTCAACAAGTTTGGACTTGAGCCGGGAGAAGTGTTATCCATAGGAGATACTTTTGAGAACGATATAATCCCGCCCAGAGAAATCGGGATGGAGGCTTTGGAAATAGAAGAAGCCTGGAAATTCTGTGACATATTTACTTGA
- a CDS encoding phosphotransferase, translated as MSGTYVKKLKPGDPFRDWLVYMLKDRIQNKKCVVRVFQFSGSHMVRRYEFEGEGFSVMAKFFNRPMGLIKKYDPDKAMVNEYKKLKRIKHIIDISRPIAINRNFDCVLVTEYVSGRPLYWYFHHENHLYDSLTAVAHLLRKLHDNTKTYYDREREFRMLKKNLDHLGLDRSTRKRYKKLLDSWWDSPFLDFGYGCMIHHDATPANYLIHRGRSYAIDFELSVRHGNPVHDLGILSAELKNYFALKGNDQQAEPYIGHFLWNYSKNKKEFDQITRILPFYMSYGLLRIARGNMHHGHKDYLLKEAESCLLTIKRHSCN; from the coding sequence ATGTCAGGAACATATGTGAAAAAATTGAAACCCGGTGACCCTTTCAGGGACTGGCTTGTCTACATGCTCAAAGACAGGATTCAGAATAAAAAATGTGTAGTTCGTGTTTTCCAGTTTTCAGGATCCCACATGGTCCGCAGGTATGAGTTTGAAGGAGAAGGTTTCAGTGTAATGGCCAAGTTTTTTAACAGGCCAATGGGACTAATCAAGAAATATGATCCAGATAAGGCAATGGTCAATGAATACAAGAAACTCAAAAGAATCAAGCATATAATAGATATATCACGACCTATTGCCATAAACAGGAATTTTGATTGTGTACTTGTCACAGAATATGTTTCCGGCAGACCGTTATACTGGTACTTCCATCACGAAAATCATCTCTATGACAGCCTGACAGCTGTAGCCCATCTTTTAAGAAAACTGCATGATAATACAAAGACCTATTATGATAGAGAAAGAGAATTCAGGATGCTCAAAAAAAACCTGGATCATCTGGGGCTTGACCGTTCTACAAGAAAAAGGTATAAAAAACTGCTTGACAGTTGGTGGGATTCTCCGTTCCTTGATTTTGGATATGGCTGCATGATCCATCATGATGCAACTCCGGCAAATTACCTTATTCACAGGGGAAGGAGTTATGCCATAGATTTCGAGCTCTCGGTTCGTCATGGTAATCCCGTACATGACCTTGGCATCCTTTCTGCCGAACTCAAGAATTATTTTGCATTAAAGGGGAACGACCAACAAGCTGAACCCTATATAGGCCACTTTTTATGGAATTACAGTAAAAATAAGAAAGAATTTGACCAAATCACACGCATACTTCCCTTTTACATGAGCTATGGATTGTTGAGGATCGCAAGAGGAAATATGCATCATGGCCACAAGGATTATCTCTTAAAAGAAGCCGAAAGTTGCCTTTTGACTATTAAGAGACACTCCTGTAACTAA
- a CDS encoding winged helix-turn-helix domain-containing protein, with protein MAEERRTKIGQAAGVVYHELKKGDCNMTHLKNHLLENGYDNNTYMMALGWLARENKISIHKSINKWSISLR; from the coding sequence GTGGCTGAAGAGAGAAGAACTAAAATAGGACAAGCTGCAGGAGTTGTTTATCATGAGCTTAAGAAGGGAGACTGCAATATGACTCACCTGAAGAACCATCTTCTGGAGAACGGCTACGATAACAATACATACATGATGGCATTAGGGTGGCTTGCAAGGGAAAATAAGATCAGTATACATAAAAGTATAAACAAATGGTCCATAAGTCTCAGGTAA
- a CDS encoding 6-hydroxymethylpterin diphosphokinase MptE-like protein, with protein sequence MEYDKWEPIYKKIVEDFGFSEDADANAAQLLSNLLIGPVKADLKDLTDIIKGKDTLICGNAPTLKKDLEQVNPSDHAIIAADGATSVLLEQGLIPAVIVTDLDGDVEKEIEANKKGAIMVVHAHGDNTGKILSFVPLLTNIIGTSQTKPPHGLFNFGGFTDGDRCVFMAHQLGATSMTLVGFDFDDDNVDELKKKKLNWARRLIEGFA encoded by the coding sequence ATGGAATATGACAAATGGGAACCAATATACAAAAAAATAGTAGAAGATTTCGGTTTTTCCGAAGATGCTGATGCAAATGCTGCACAGCTTCTTTCAAATCTTCTCATCGGGCCTGTAAAAGCGGACCTAAAAGATCTTACTGATATAATCAAGGGCAAAGATACATTAATTTGTGGTAATGCGCCCACACTGAAAAAAGATCTTGAGCAGGTAAACCCTTCAGACCATGCAATCATTGCTGCCGATGGAGCAACCTCAGTCCTGCTTGAGCAAGGCCTTATTCCGGCCGTGATTGTAACTGATCTTGATGGCGATGTTGAAAAAGAGATCGAAGCAAACAAGAAAGGAGCCATAATGGTAGTGCATGCCCATGGAGACAATACAGGCAAGATTCTTTCTTTTGTACCTCTTTTGACCAATATTATCGGTACATCTCAGACAAAACCACCACACGGCCTATTCAATTTTGGAGGCTTTACAGACGGCGATAGGTGTGTTTTCATGGCTCATCAACTGGGGGCAACTTCCATGACCCTGGTTGGTTTTGATTTTGATGATGACAATGTCGATGAACTCAAAAAGAAAAAGCTTAACTGGGCACGTCGGCTTATTGAAGGATTTGCATAA